A single Entelurus aequoreus isolate RoL-2023_Sb linkage group LG11, RoL_Eaeq_v1.1, whole genome shotgun sequence DNA region contains:
- the LOC133660291 gene encoding uncharacterized protein LOC133660291 isoform X1, whose protein sequence is MSAEFIDGSIGIYRPLMEFFDTPAYKQSVKTCWNAVSYKLQIGLLAEMLRLQQISLIPPELTVEAMIDLLVEENKKSLRVKLWEFEMDDDFESEARLVFEVNTSMKMRDVEFEARSLLDCPEKIPLQLKQFRIVKKALRLAESWEHQQTCCSQLINMRDMVIKVVPKVLQCFWLPPPNTHFTMPSRCLSKMAAGVTHAVVDRVSCTLSSVQIHFSSSIRDNLVASIEEKVRQTFISEDLVENIHSYQPEFLSTITDVAVSEICTCCAGFVPIPPSPSPEQSSDTISLSEDVVSVEEEKNSNDKDADDLTSEYHPPPPGQTKENSSHHVYTNMSLITKLFNWMKKL, encoded by the exons ATGTCGGCAGAATTCATCGATGGAAGCATCGGTATCTACCgaccactaatg gAGTTTTTTGACACTCCAGCATACAAGCAGTCGGTGAAGACTTGTTGGAACGCTGTCTCCTACAAGTTACAG ataggaCTGTTGGCGGAAATGTTAAGACTTCAGCAGATTAGCCTGATCCCACCTGAATTGACTGTTGAAGCCATGATTGATCTGCTCGTGGAGGAGAACAAGAAATCACTGAGAGTAAA GCTTTGGGAGTTTGAAATGGACGACGATTTTGAGTCGGAGGCCAGGCTG GTCTTTGAGGTGAACACCAGCATGAAGATGAGAGACGTTGAATTTGAAGCCAGAAGTCTCCTCGACTGTCCTGAGAAGATCCCCCTTCAATTAAA ACAATTTCGGATAGTCAAAAAAGCTCTGAGGTTGGCTGAGAGCTGGGAGCACCAGCAGACATGCTGCTCTCAATTAATCAACATGCGAGATATGGTGATAAAGGTGGTCCCGAAGGTCTTGCAGTGCTTTTGGTTGCCTCCTCCAAACACTCACTTTACTATGCCATCCCGGTGCCTTAGTAAAATGGCAGCTGGGGTGACACATGCCGTGGTGGACCGCGTCTCCTGCACACTCTCCTCGGTCCAAATCCACTTTTCCTCCTCCATCAGAGACAATTTGGTTGCGTCTATCGAGGAAAAGGTTAGACAGACTTTTATTTCAGAGGACCTGGTTGAAAACATTCACAGTTATCAACCAGAGTTCCTCAGCACCATCACAGATGTGGCCGTCAGTGAAATTTGCACATGCTGTGCTGGCTTTGTGCCCATCCCACCTTCACCCTCACCTGAGCAGTCTTCAGATACAATTTCGCTGTCTGAGGACGTTGTTTCCGTCGAGGAAGAAAAAAACTCAAACGACAAAGACGCTGATGATTTAACGTCAGAATATCATCCACCTCCTCCAGGCCAAACGAAAGAAAACTCCAGTCATCATGTGTATACGAATATGAGCCTCATTACTAAATTATTTAATTGGATGAAAAAACTCTGA
- the LOC133660291 gene encoding uncharacterized protein LOC133660291 isoform X2 — MLRLQQISLIPPELTVEAMIDLLVEENKKSLRVKLWEFEMDDDFESEARLVFEVNTSMKMRDVEFEARSLLDCPEKIPLQLKQFRIVKKALRLAESWEHQQTCCSQLINMRDMVIKVVPKVLQCFWLPPPNTHFTMPSRCLSKMAAGVTHAVVDRVSCTLSSVQIHFSSSIRDNLVASIEEKVRQTFISEDLVENIHSYQPEFLSTITDVAVSEICTCCAGFVPIPPSPSPEQSSDTISLSEDVVSVEEEKNSNDKDADDLTSEYHPPPPGQTKENSSHHVYTNMSLITKLFNWMKKL, encoded by the exons ATGTTAAGACTTCAGCAGATTAGCCTGATCCCACCTGAATTGACTGTTGAAGCCATGATTGATCTGCTCGTGGAGGAGAACAAGAAATCACTGAGAGTAAA GCTTTGGGAGTTTGAAATGGACGACGATTTTGAGTCGGAGGCCAGGCTG GTCTTTGAGGTGAACACCAGCATGAAGATGAGAGACGTTGAATTTGAAGCCAGAAGTCTCCTCGACTGTCCTGAGAAGATCCCCCTTCAATTAAA ACAATTTCGGATAGTCAAAAAAGCTCTGAGGTTGGCTGAGAGCTGGGAGCACCAGCAGACATGCTGCTCTCAATTAATCAACATGCGAGATATGGTGATAAAGGTGGTCCCGAAGGTCTTGCAGTGCTTTTGGTTGCCTCCTCCAAACACTCACTTTACTATGCCATCCCGGTGCCTTAGTAAAATGGCAGCTGGGGTGACACATGCCGTGGTGGACCGCGTCTCCTGCACACTCTCCTCGGTCCAAATCCACTTTTCCTCCTCCATCAGAGACAATTTGGTTGCGTCTATCGAGGAAAAGGTTAGACAGACTTTTATTTCAGAGGACCTGGTTGAAAACATTCACAGTTATCAACCAGAGTTCCTCAGCACCATCACAGATGTGGCCGTCAGTGAAATTTGCACATGCTGTGCTGGCTTTGTGCCCATCCCACCTTCACCCTCACCTGAGCAGTCTTCAGATACAATTTCGCTGTCTGAGGACGTTGTTTCCGTCGAGGAAGAAAAAAACTCAAACGACAAAGACGCTGATGATTTAACGTCAGAATATCATCCACCTCCTCCAGGCCAAACGAAAGAAAACTCCAGTCATCATGTGTATACGAATATGAGCCTCATTACTAAATTATTTAATTGGATGAAAAAACTCTGA